The following nucleotide sequence is from Phycisphaerales bacterium.
GGCAACGCCGGCATCGGCAAGCACGCGGTGCAGGCGGTCCTGCCCGCCGGATCGAAGGCTGTTCTTGGGTGGCGGCACGGTGGATTGTACGCGCAGGCCGCGGCCGTACGTCGGCGTCACACCGGGGTGACGTCCGACCATCCCGCCAGTTCATCGATGACCCGTCGGGCAAGAGGTGGTTCCTGATCGCTGCGTGTCTTGGAGCGGTCGGACCCCAGCACGATACGGGCCAGCGGGCTCCACCAGTTGGTCGAGGTGTCCTCTTCGTGGCTCTTCCCTTCGACGAACAGCCCGATCAGTTCGGGCATCGAGCGGGCAGCATCCGAACTAATGGCACGCATGCCGAATCGCTCGAATCGGCGCTCGCCGGTGTCTTCGGTCAGGATGTGCGTGACCGAGGCGTGCCGATGGTCTTCGCGGATGACCTCGAACAGGGGTTCGACGGCGTCCTTCGCGCCCTCGAGGACCTGGAAGAAGTACTTCTCATCGAACCACAGGCATCCGGTGATGCCGAGCTCTCGATTCTTGGTAATGGCTGGCAACACGATCCCGTCGACGATGTCCTCGTCGGTGACGTGTTCGTGCCTCTTACTGAGATATGCGAGTTGGAAAATAGGATCACCCATTTCTTAGGGAGAGATGGTGCTCGTGTGATGCTGCCGTGATTCAAGCGGTGTACACTGGGGGGCCGCCGTTCTGTCGTGTTTGTTCGCGATGAGGTGCCTGCGATGAGCCGGAAAGAATCGGAATTCAACGAAGCCGCCGTGGATGGCGCCCGTACGGCCATTGAAGGACTGAACGTCATCGTGGCACACGA
It contains:
- a CDS encoding BLUF domain-containing protein, translated to MGDPIFQLAYLSKRHEHVTDEDIVDGIVLPAITKNRELGITGCLWFDEKYFFQVLEGAKDAVEPLFEVIREDHRHASVTHILTEDTGERRFERFGMRAISSDAARSMPELIGLFVEGKSHEEDTSTNWWSPLARIVLGSDRSKTRSDQEPPLARRVIDELAGWSDVTPV